In one Brevinematales bacterium genomic region, the following are encoded:
- a CDS encoding STAS domain-containing protein, with protein sequence MAGVEISIKMDGQIGIIAVAGSVDAHTVGDFDKKLKEVLAKTKSIIIDVASLEYIATAGLGALMASFNEVKKGGGNIILAGMSDKVKKVFDTMGFSKVFKIVGSVPEAKSAL encoded by the coding sequence ATGGCCGGTGTAGAAATTTCTATTAAAATGGACGGACAAATCGGGATTATTGCGGTCGCCGGGTCGGTGGATGCGCATACTGTCGGGGATTTCGATAAGAAACTCAAGGAAGTATTGGCGAAAACAAAGAGCATCATTATCGACGTCGCGTCATTGGAATATATCGCCACCGCCGGATTAGGCGCACTCATGGCCTCGTTCAACGAGGTAAAGAAGGGCGGCGGGAATATCATTCTTGCCGGGATGAGCGACAAGGTTAAAAAAGTATTTGACACGATGGGGTTCTCGAAGGTATTTAAAATAGTCGGGTCGGTTCCCGAAGCGAAATCGGCTCTATAG
- a CDS encoding ATP-binding protein, which produces MTLRIAGVTDSLSRIREFVLSFAKEQGFSDDKLGEIEMAVDEAATNVIRHSYAEDPEIPDNNRVLEIEVKGIEKGLEVAVSDFGKAFNPVGVPLPDLEKHATSLKTHGLGIFSMKVFMDEMTHEFVPGIGNKIIMRKFL; this is translated from the coding sequence GTGACATTACGTATCGCCGGGGTGACCGATTCTTTATCCCGCATCAGGGAGTTTGTACTTTCATTCGCGAAAGAACAGGGATTTAGTGACGATAAACTAGGCGAGATAGAGATGGCTGTCGACGAGGCCGCCACGAATGTCATTCGCCATAGCTATGCCGAGGATCCCGAGATACCCGATAATAACCGGGTACTCGAAATCGAGGTAAAAGGTATCGAGAAGGGGTTGGAGGTTGCCGTATCCGATTTCGGGAAGGCGTTCAATCCGGTAGGGGTGCCGTTACCCGACCTCGAAAAGCACGCGACCAGTCTCAAGACCCACGGGCTCGGGATATTCTCGATGAAGGTTTTTATGGATGAAATGACGCATGAATTTGTCCCCGGGATAGGAAATAAAATTATCATGCGTAAATTTTTATAA